The following are from one region of the Bactrocera oleae isolate idBacOlea1 chromosome 6, idBacOlea1, whole genome shotgun sequence genome:
- the LOC106616944 gene encoding cytochrome c oxidase assembly protein COX18, mitochondrial, producing MLLLRSLQNKIVPNIRHNRQYSICERTSWYFGSSSSFSKKLFGDTNRNSLRTWLKGMQHRSLSEVTSAPTLAATQVHSPFTGIWHTLSQSTPVAYMQDTLTTIHDYSGLPWWASIVISTILFRTLITLPLAIYQHKIMARLELLALEMPAIVAELKKEAAVAMKKFNWTEKQTRLVYNRSLKKQWNALVVRDNCHPAKTFIVLWCQIPLWICQSVALRNLVHMMPDPTTLQAQIIYTEMTIGGFGWIPNLTEVDSSYILPVTLGVINLTIIEMQTILRNRPTTRLQKYATNVFRVLTVAMVPVACSVPSALCVYWVASSSYSLAQNLLLTAPVVRRSVGIPHTNSEIANPYERIWLRMKAVTSTSEQKAVEKSTNVTQNETRSK from the exons atgttACTTCTTAgaagtttgcaaaataaaatagttcCAAATATTCGGCACAACCGCCAATATTCTATATGTGAGCGTACATCATGGTATTTTGGATCAAGTagtagtttttcaaaaaaattgtttggggACACAAATCGCAATTCACTAAGAACATGGTTGAAAGGGATGCAACACCGCAGTCTCTCGGAAGTTACAAGTGCGCCTACTCTAGCTGCAACACAAGTCCATTCACCGTTTACAGGAATTTGGCATACACTTTCACAAAGTACACCAGTAGCATATATGCAGGATACACTGACAACGATACATGACTACAGTGGATTGCCTTGGTGGGCCTCCATTGTTATATCCACAATACTCTTTCGCACACTAATAACATTACCATTGGCAATATATCAGCATAAAATTATGGCGCGATTAGAGTTGTTGGCTTTAGAAATGCCAGCAATTGTGGCCGAGCTAAAAAAAGAGGCGGCAGTAGCcatgaaaaaattcaattggacTGAGAAACAAACCAGACTAGTTTATAATCGGTCG ttgaaaaaacAGTGGAATGCATTGGTAGTACGGGACAATTGTCACCCGGCAAAAACATTTATCGTACTATGGTGTCAAATACCGTTATGGATATGTCAATCAGTAGCATTAAGAAATCTTGTTCATATGATGCCTGATCCAACAACATTACAGgcacaaattatttatacagAGATGACTATCGGTGGTTTTGGTTGGATACCAAATTTAACAGAAGTCGACAGCTCATATATTTTGCCCGTCACCTTAGGTGTAATAAATTTGACTATAATAGAA atgcAAACTATTCTACGAAACCGTCCCACTACCCGTTTGCAAAAATATGCAACCAACGTGTTTCGTGTATTGACCGTCGCAATGGTTCCTGTGGCCTGTTCTGTGCCATCG GCTCTTTGTGTATACTGGGTTGCTTCAAGTAGTTACAGTTTAGCGCAAAATCTGCTGCTCACTGCACCTGTTGTGCGACGTTCAGTTGGTATTCCGCATACGAATTCAGAAATAGCGAATCCTTATGAAAGAATATGGCTGAGGATGAAAGCAGTAACCTCAACAAGCGAACAAAAAGCTGTGGAAAAAAGTACAAATGTAACACAAAATGAGACTAGGTCGAAATAG
- the LOC106616983 gene encoding F-box only protein 33 has protein sequence MNRCVLPAWDQIPFLVLGKIYNYLEPQDRLNASQTCRHWRGVLFQKRFFNNFKFTLHINNERQYTFFRQTLCNLATEVTINFDFMNVFHIEKVRKILYRIARCNNLQGLHFSTSNMGIIAPGIKNKEKLIDIEQCFIEPLKMFLNRKNSPCQILDLGAIEALTFYGLEILKSLGKPDALLQLTLASIKFDSCNYTIPTIEPSLLQKCSSLQALSLDYDCLNENLLHAMELLPLKKLLICIHSVNRQHPGISDTSWARFGATFPNIDLIVSLVYAFEAVEVLQVRILRRNMPITHLRVLFCDIMNAEALEWMSINNSNTLKSIQWIDSAYKHSNKNVMDLFIRSGQDPFVMMAWRCKNLEEIVIHGYVIDPHNIVGMSRLRGQSLKRLEISMIDETPTEASMDSFIDEINTLLGHKWEPIPPNKLHPALGYIPVTDDVRDKYVFDLMRRDMGYYD, from the exons ATGAACCGCTGTGTCTTACCAGCATGGGATCAGATACCCTTTCTCGTGTTGGGTAAAATATATAACTACCTTGAACCACAAGATCGATTAAACGCGTCGCAGACGTGCCGTCACTGGCGTGGGGTGCTCTTCCAAAAGAG atttttcaacaattttaagtTCACATTGCACATAAACAATGAGCGGCAATACACGTTTTTTCGCCAAACCCTTTGTAATTTGGCAACTGAAGTTACCATTAATTTTGACTTTATGAACGTTTTCCATATAGAGAAAGTTAGAAAAATTCTATACAG GATCGCACGTTGTAATAATCTGCAAGGTTTACATTTCTCCACAAGTAATATGGGAATAATCGCCCctggtattaaaaataaagagaaacTTATCGATATTGAACA ATGTTTCATAGAGCCTCTAAAAATGTTCTTAAATCGTAAAAATTCTCCATGTCAAATATTGGACTTAGGTGCGATTGAAGCTTTAACCTTCTATGGCTTAGAAATACTAAAATCCTTAGGGAAACCTGACGCATTGCTGCAGTTAACACTGGCTTCAATTAAATTCGATTCCTGTAATTATACCATACCTACCATAGAGCCTTCGTTGTTGCAAAAATGCTCTTCACTGCAG GCTTTATCGCTCGATTACGATTGTTTAAATGAGAATTTATTGCATGCCATGGAATTACTACCATTGAAAAAGCTGTTAATCTGTATTCACAGTGTAAATCGTCAACATCCTGGTATATCCGATACATCTTGGGCTAGATTTGGAGCTACTTTTCCCAATATCGATTTGATTGTGTCATTAGTATACGCATTTGAAGCGGTTGAAGTGCTACAAGTACGCATACTGCGACGTAATATGCCAATAACACATTTGCGCGTGCTATTTTGTGACATT ATGAACGCAGAGGCCTTAGAATGGATGTCTATCAATAATAGCAACACGCTGAAGAGCATACAGTGGATAGATTct GCTTACAAACATTCCAATAAAAATGTGATGGATTTGTTTATACGCTCCGGTCAAGATCCCTTCGTTATGATGGCATGGCGTTGCAAAAATTTAGAGGAAATCGTAATACATGGCTATGTTATAGATCCTCATAATATTGTTGGTATGTCACGTCTCCGCGGCCAATCCCTTAAGCGCCTAGAAATTTCAATGATTGACGAAACTCCAACAGAAGCGAGCATGGACTCATTCATTGat gaaATCAATACATTGCTTGGCCACAAATGGGAACCCATACCCCCAAATAAATTACATCCGGCACTCGGATACATACCAGTGACAGATGATGTACGTGATAAATACGTCTTCGATCTCATGCGTCGTGATATGGGCTATTATGATTAA